The proteins below come from a single Sorghum bicolor cultivar BTx623 chromosome 4, Sorghum_bicolor_NCBIv3, whole genome shotgun sequence genomic window:
- the LOC8081697 gene encoding transcription factor bHLH35 isoform X1, producing MDLTMGDSFACFWDCLDDSEGMQSLYIGPDGDTAVSGGGVQLQVHDGYSSAPDAAGSNFSAGAEREGSRPCNMVTVMERRRRRRLNDRLYALRSVVPNITKMDKASIIKDAIEYVLQLQQLERQLLAEVALLDTAANAHHLPAGCANTPSTEDGFAGHAAVSVSPTKKMKRNPSFSSHHSRSSSPPVDALEVRVSGAGDKVLVVSVACTHRRDAVAKVCRALDGLRLRVIAANVTAASGTVMHTALVQKEEMHQTEMKEMIETAISQLDDIVGSPLMSSTSY from the exons ATGGACCTGACGATGGGTGATAGCTTTGCGTGCTTCTGGGATTGCctcgacgactccgaggggatgcaGAG CTTGTACATCGGGCCGGACGGCGACACCGCGGTGTCCGGCGGCGGCGTCCAGCTCCAGGTCCACGACGGCTACTCCAGCGCCCCGGACGCCGCCGGCTCCAACTTCTCCGCGGGGGCGGAGAGGGAGGGCAGCAGGCCATGCAACATGGTCACCGTCATGGAGAGGCGCCGACGTCGGAGGCTCAACGACAGGCTCTACGCCCTCCGCAGCGTCGTCCCAAACATCACCAAG ATGGACAAGGCGTCCATCATCAAGGACGCCATCGAGTACGtcctgcagctgcagcagctGGAGCGCCAGCTGCTCGCCGAGGTAGCCCTCCTCGACACCGCCGCGAACGCGCACCATCTGCCAGCCGGCTGCGCGAACACGCCATCCACGGAAGACGGCTTCGCGGGGCACGCCGCCGTGTCGGTGTCGCCGACCAAGAAGATGAAACGGAACCCGTCCTTCTCGTCCCACCACAGccgctcctcctcgccgccggtCGACGCTCTCGAG GTGAGGGTGTCGGGCGCGGGGGATAAGGTGCTGGTGGTGAGCGTCGCCTGCACCCACCGGAGGGACGCCGTCGCCAAGGTCTGCCGTGCGCTCGACGGCCTTCGCCTCCGCGTCATCGCCGCCAACGTCACCGCCGCGTCGGGGACCGTGATGCACACGGCACTCGTCCAG AAAGAGGAAATGCATCAGACAGAGATGAAGGAAATGATTGAGACAGCAATATCCCAACTTGATGATATCGTCGGAAGTCCACTGATGAGTAGTACGAGTTACTGA
- the LOC8081697 gene encoding transcription factor bHLH35 isoform X2, translated as MDLTMGDSFACFWDCLDDSEGMQSLYIGPDGDTAVSGGGVQLQVHDGYSSAPDAAGSNFSAGAEREGSRPCNMVTVMERRRRRRLNDRLYALRSVVPNITKMDKASIIKDAIEYVLQLQQLERQLLAEVALLDTAANAHHLPAGCANTPSTEDGFAGHAAVSVSPTKKMKRNPSFSSHHSRSSSPPVDALEVRVSGAGDKVLVVSVACTHRRDAVAKVCRALDGLRLRVIAANVTAASGTVMHTALVQAALVTLALTKVVIIRPERGNASDRDEGND; from the exons ATGGACCTGACGATGGGTGATAGCTTTGCGTGCTTCTGGGATTGCctcgacgactccgaggggatgcaGAG CTTGTACATCGGGCCGGACGGCGACACCGCGGTGTCCGGCGGCGGCGTCCAGCTCCAGGTCCACGACGGCTACTCCAGCGCCCCGGACGCCGCCGGCTCCAACTTCTCCGCGGGGGCGGAGAGGGAGGGCAGCAGGCCATGCAACATGGTCACCGTCATGGAGAGGCGCCGACGTCGGAGGCTCAACGACAGGCTCTACGCCCTCCGCAGCGTCGTCCCAAACATCACCAAG ATGGACAAGGCGTCCATCATCAAGGACGCCATCGAGTACGtcctgcagctgcagcagctGGAGCGCCAGCTGCTCGCCGAGGTAGCCCTCCTCGACACCGCCGCGAACGCGCACCATCTGCCAGCCGGCTGCGCGAACACGCCATCCACGGAAGACGGCTTCGCGGGGCACGCCGCCGTGTCGGTGTCGCCGACCAAGAAGATGAAACGGAACCCGTCCTTCTCGTCCCACCACAGccgctcctcctcgccgccggtCGACGCTCTCGAG GTGAGGGTGTCGGGCGCGGGGGATAAGGTGCTGGTGGTGAGCGTCGCCTGCACCCACCGGAGGGACGCCGTCGCCAAGGTCTGCCGTGCGCTCGACGGCCTTCGCCTCCGCGTCATCGCCGCCAACGTCACCGCCGCGTCGGGGACCGTGATGCACACGGCACTCGTCCAG GCGGCTCTTGTAACACTTGCGCTAACCAAAGTAGTTATTATTCGTCCAGAAAGAGGAAATGCATCAGACAGAGATGAAGGAAATGATTGA